One stretch of bacterium DNA includes these proteins:
- a CDS encoding DUF2238 domain-containing protein, which translates to MERTSHTFPFVLLVTYLILFITLAFNVLDRPTWWVENATVWIIVGVLGILYWRGIRFSNTAYALMSVLIFLHTIGGHYTFAKVPFDWVTDTFGFERNHFDRIAHFSVGFYAYAVAEWLWVKGLVNTRFILFTYPVFVIATVAAGYELIEWIFAISTNPEAGLAYLGSQGDVWDAQKDMLADTLGALVATVLFFLLHKKNRTDSTIN; encoded by the coding sequence ATGGAGCGCACAAGCCACACATTTCCTTTTGTTTTGCTAGTAACATATCTAATTCTTTTTATTACATTAGCATTTAATGTTTTAGATAGACCCACGTGGTGGGTTGAAAATGCGACCGTGTGGATCATTGTCGGCGTGCTCGGTATTTTGTACTGGCGGGGAATCCGATTTTCCAACACCGCATACGCGCTTATGAGCGTGCTCATTTTTCTCCATACCATTGGCGGGCATTACACATTCGCAAAAGTTCCTTTTGATTGGGTTACTGACACGTTTGGATTTGAACGCAACCACTTTGACCGTATCGCGCATTTTTCGGTGGGGTTTTATGCATATGCTGTCGCGGAATGGCTCTGGGTTAAGGGACTTGTAAATACCCGCTTCATACTTTTCACCTATCCAGTATTTGTGATCGCGACCGTTGCCGCGGGGTACGAACTCATTGAATGGATATTTGCAATCAGCACGAATCCTGAAGCAGGGCTTGCGTATCTCGGAAGCCAAGGTGATGTTTGGGATGCGCAAAAAGATATGCTTGCGGATACGCTCGGGGCGTTAGTCGCAACAGTATTATTTTTCTTACTTCATAAAAAAAACAGAACAGATTCTACAATTAACTAG
- a CDS encoding peptidoglycan-binding protein — MKKITLSTIFILLLNILTLFLFPQLIFAQQKNVVAPTSIADIEALLKIVQTLTAQVEALKEKIEVVRQSQFTGSEVLGTVDINVAILMRQLGIGMSGNDVRVIQEILAKDPTLYPEGLITGYFGSATFRAVQRFQRKNDLDPVGTVGPKTLAKLNGIIVMKQNVALITQPVASEGTYPPASSSTQITTSVDPIPMNPTVVVGVASTTNTLNETTQSSVELPSDTTTLSTPTSEQQTLLPDVTSPVITVTTALSSATSSQIISIQGSAHDPQIAGQSSSGVTSITWLHGSSSGVAVGMSNWTIENITLVIGSNTIILAVHDGAGNTTSQSIGIIYTPPTVSAVPDSPIAQYVRQCALTKTPIQKNVFGLSIVPSYSQQYFDLLSDLGVKWVRAEFYWSEIERSDGTYDWTAYDIFVKEMNRRGISILGVINYIPKYITTWDIARTQFAKFSGAVAERYKQGGTFAQAEGWQSYGIQYWEIFNEPNLPGYGWLSQGQDPRQFLIEYVGLLAIGNSNIRAIDSSAVVVLGGLSPEGMPYKDFLTSLYGYGAQKCFDVLAFHPYGRGGRFASVASELQGIASTNNDVGKEIWFNEYGTSDDSIRDSLIQKMFEERNTIGGLFWFSLRNLKSIGWNFGLVQYNFTKKPSYTLFKDLLLTSGP, encoded by the coding sequence ATGAAAAAGATCACACTATCAACCATATTCATATTATTACTTAACATATTGACTTTGTTTCTTTTTCCACAATTAATTTTTGCACAACAAAAAAATGTTGTTGCTCCGACATCGATAGCAGATATTGAGGCACTCCTCAAGATTGTCCAAACACTCACTGCCCAAGTGGAAGCACTCAAAGAAAAAATCGAAGTAGTTCGACAATCTCAATTCACTGGCAGCGAAGTTTTGGGAACCGTTGACATTAACGTGGCGATACTTATGCGTCAGCTTGGAATCGGTATGAGCGGGAACGATGTCAGAGTTATTCAGGAGATTCTTGCAAAAGATCCGACACTTTATCCCGAGGGTCTTATTACCGGATATTTTGGTTCCGCTACTTTTCGGGCGGTTCAGAGATTTCAGAGAAAGAATGATCTCGATCCCGTAGGAACCGTCGGTCCCAAAACCCTTGCAAAATTAAATGGAATTATAGTAATGAAACAGAATGTTGCTCTTATCACACAACCAGTTGCATCCGAGGGAACATATCCCCCAGCTTCTAGTTCTACTCAAATCACCACTTCTGTCGACCCTATTCCCATGAATCCTACTGTTGTGGTTGGTGTCGCATCAACCACAAATACTTTAAATGAAACGACACAATCTTCGGTTGAGCTACCCAGTGATACTACGACGCTAAGCACACCAACTTCAGAGCAACAAACACTACTTCCCGACGTTACTTCTCCCGTGATTACAGTAACTACAGCTCTTTCGAGTGCAACGTCAAGCCAAATAATTTCAATTCAGGGTAGTGCGCACGATCCTCAAATTGCGGGGCAGTCGAGCTCTGGCGTTACCTCGATAACATGGCTACACGGATCCTCAAGCGGAGTTGCTGTTGGAATGAGCAATTGGACTATTGAAAATATAACGCTTGTAATTGGATCGAACACCATTATTCTTGCGGTGCATGATGGGGCGGGAAACACGACGTCACAATCCATTGGAATTATCTATACCCCGCCCACCGTAAGCGCAGTTCCCGATAGTCCTATTGCTCAATATGTGAGGCAGTGCGCATTGACAAAAACGCCTATTCAGAAAAATGTCTTTGGTCTAAGTATTGTTCCTTCATATTCACAGCAATATTTTGATCTCTTGAGTGATTTGGGTGTGAAATGGGTACGCGCTGAATTTTATTGGAGTGAAATCGAACGATCTGATGGTACATACGATTGGACCGCATACGATATCTTTGTAAAAGAAATGAATCGCCGAGGTATTTCGATTCTTGGAGTTATAAATTATATACCCAAATATATCACTACATGGGATATTGCCCGCACCCAATTTGCAAAGTTTTCCGGTGCAGTTGCGGAGCGCTATAAACAGGGGGGAACATTTGCGCAGGCTGAAGGTTGGCAGAGTTATGGTATACAGTATTGGGAAATTTTCAATGAGCCCAATCTTCCCGGCTACGGATGGCTTTCACAAGGACAGGACCCTCGTCAATTTTTGATTGAATATGTTGGGTTGCTTGCCATAGGAAATTCAAATATTCGTGCCATTGATAGTTCTGCGGTTGTAGTTTTGGGGGGACTTTCACCCGAGGGGATGCCGTATAAAGATTTTTTGACGAGCCTTTATGGGTATGGAGCGCAGAAATGTTTTGATGTACTTGCTTTTCATCCTTACGGAAGAGGGGGACGGTTTGCTTCTGTCGCGAGTGAACTTCAAGGGATTGCTTCGACGAATAATGATGTCGGAAAGGAGATTTGGTTTAATGAATATGGAACATCTGATGATAGTATTCGAGACTCGCTTATACAAAAAATGTTTGAAGAAAGAAACACCATCGGAGGATTATTCTGGTTTTCACTTCGAAACCTCAAGTCAATTGGATGGAATTTTGGTCTCGTACAATATAATTTCACAAAAAAACCATCTTATACCCTGTTTAAAGACCTTTTATTAACATCAGGTCCGTAG
- a CDS encoding EamA family transporter yields the protein MTTWIIYALLSAFFAALVAIFGKIGLKGIDATFATTLRSIIMAAFLVITSLALGKLDFHTQLGGKAFTFIALSGIAGALSWLFYFSALKNGPASGVAALDRLSVVFVLALALLFLGEQFTWKSSIGAFLIAAGAILMVIQ from the coding sequence ATGACTACCTGGATTATTTACGCACTTCTCTCCGCATTCTTTGCTGCACTCGTCGCGATTTTCGGAAAAATCGGGCTTAAGGGAATTGATGCGACGTTTGCCACAACATTGCGGTCTATTATTATGGCGGCGTTTTTAGTAATAACCTCTCTTGCTTTGGGAAAACTTGATTTCCACACACAACTTGGAGGAAAAGCATTCACATTCATTGCGTTGTCGGGGATTGCCGGCGCACTCTCATGGCTGTTTTATTTCTCCGCGCTGAAAAATGGTCCGGCTTCGGGCGTTGCGGCACTCGATCGTTTGAGTGTCGTGTTTGTGCTCGCTCTCGCACTTCTTTTTCTCGGCGAGCAGTTCACGTGGAAATCATCCATTGGAGCTTTCTTGATCGCCGCGGGGGCGATTCTTATGGTGATACAGTAA
- a CDS encoding DUF2914 domain-containing protein: MTSFFEKTKIFYQQYERYLSALALLTGFIVDNITLRNADLLLGNLVLFSYLIIAGGGIAFAQLYKSGRVSSRWFQNIAPLFPLLIQFSFGALFSGYFVFYSLSGSLTGSLLFLILILALLIGNEFFRTQYQKLVFQISVFYAALFSFVIFFIPILTSTMGVQVFLLSGGISLLLIAILIYGLFRITSIRATESKTALFKSIGGIFIFINILYFANIIPPIPLSLKDIGVYHNIKKGEGGGYLVYREKSQLKILEAWNTTIHRVPNERIYVYSSVFAPTDLNTQIFHRWQYFDEIKKKWIIQNDIPFPITGGRDEGYRGYSFKDGVFRGEWRVDVVTARGQIVGRVNFTIFAAEYPPVLFVEKK; encoded by the coding sequence AAACAAAAATTTTCTATCAACAATACGAGCGGTATCTTTCCGCTCTCGCGCTTTTAACCGGATTTATCGTTGATAACATCACCTTAAGGAACGCAGACCTTCTTTTAGGGAATCTTGTGCTTTTTTCTTATTTAATAATCGCTGGTGGAGGAATTGCATTTGCGCAACTGTATAAAAGTGGGCGGGTATCTTCACGGTGGTTTCAAAATATTGCACCCCTGTTTCCACTTCTTATACAATTTTCTTTTGGCGCCCTGTTTAGCGGCTACTTCGTTTTTTATTCCCTAAGCGGATCGCTTACCGGGAGTCTTTTGTTCCTCATCCTCATTCTCGCGCTTCTCATAGGGAATGAATTTTTCCGAACACAGTATCAAAAACTTGTTTTCCAGATAAGTGTTTTTTACGCGGCATTGTTTTCGTTTGTCATCTTTTTCATCCCCATACTTACTAGCACCATGGGCGTGCAAGTATTTCTTCTAAGCGGAGGGATAAGTCTTTTGTTGATTGCAATCTTGATATATGGGCTTTTTCGCATTACTTCTATTCGCGCAACAGAATCGAAGACCGCGCTTTTTAAAAGTATTGGCGGTATTTTTATCTTTATCAACATACTATATTTTGCGAATATAATCCCCCCCATTCCGCTTTCACTTAAAGATATAGGCGTATATCACAACATTAAGAAGGGGGAAGGAGGCGGGTATCTTGTTTACAGAGAAAAGTCCCAACTGAAAATTTTAGAAGCGTGGAATACCACAATCCATCGTGTCCCCAACGAACGGATATATGTGTACAGTTCCGTATTTGCGCCGACAGATTTAAACACGCAAATTTTTCACCGCTGGCAATACTTTGACGAAATAAAGAAGAAGTGGATAATACAAAACGATATTCCTTTTCCCATTACTGGCGGGAGAGATGAGGGGTATCGCGGGTATTCGTTTAAGGACGGTGTATTTCGCGGGGAATGGCGTGTTGATGTTGTGACCGCGCGTGGCCAGATTGTGGGGAGGGTTAATTTTACTATTTTTGCAGCTGAATATCCTCCCGTTCTTTTTGTGGAAAAAAAATAA